One stretch of Chryseobacterium fluminis DNA includes these proteins:
- a CDS encoding efflux RND transporter permease subunit: protein MLKQFIERPVLSTVISIILLLLGALSLFNLPIALFPDIAPPSVQVTAFYPGANAEVVARSVATPIEEAVNGVENMTYMTSNSSNDGTMTLSVFFKQGSDADNAAVNVQNRVSKAMSQLPQEVVQAGISTQKVQNSMIMFMGLSSDDPKQYDELFLQNYLKINVIPQIQRIPGVAQAQVFGTRDYSMRLWLKPDRLAANGLSPQEVLNAVKDHNLEAAPGRLGQGSKETYEYILKYKGKLNKNEDYENIAIKANSDGSFLRLKDVARVEFGSYTYTAANRVDGKPVAGFAILQTAGSNANEILTEIEKQVDQMKTTLPKGVEPIIMYNSKDFLDASIHQVVETLVIAFILVFIVVYIFLQDFRSTLIPAIAVPVAIIGTFFFLQLFGFSINMLTLFALVLAIGIVVDDAIVVVEAVHSKMEHTGMPVEQATMSSMSEISGAIISITLVMCAVFIPVGFMQGPAGVFYRQFAFTLAIAIMISAVNALTLSPALCAMFLNDPQGEHGEHGKKTGFGARFFNAFNASFNTMTRKYIYSLKFLIKNKWVAIGGLALLIASSVFLIQKAPSGFIPTEDQGFVLYAVNTPPGSSLDRTHKATEQIDQIINSEKAKNHLWVADGMNFISNSNASPYAAGFIKLKDYDQRGEIKDPDQIAAGLTGKVAQVKDANAFFFNFPTVQGFGNVSGFEFMLQDKTNGSFEQLGTTTQAFIGELMKRPEIAFAFTTYAAGNPQYTIDVDSDKANQLGVSITELMQTMQIYYGSSFVSDFNRFGKYYRVMAQADIPYRTDANSLEGIYVKNKTGEMVPVKTLVTLKRTFGPETVTRNNLFNAVTINGTPKPGYSTGDAIKAVEETAEKSLPRGFGYEWTGITREEIKTSGQTTFIFALSILFVYFLLAAQYESYILPFAVILTIPTGIFGVFAFTGLAGIDNNIYVQVGLIMLVGLLAKNAILIVEFAVQRRNAGRTLLEAALQASRLRLRPILMTSFAFIVGMLPLVWSQGAAAKGNHSIGISTVGGMFTGVVFGIFIIPVMFVIFQYLHEKMPSRKKKRLQRQKLEDELLAPAH, encoded by the coding sequence ATGTTAAAACAATTTATAGAAAGACCGGTACTTTCAACGGTTATCTCCATAATACTCTTATTATTGGGGGCCCTGTCCCTCTTTAATTTACCTATCGCTCTCTTTCCGGATATTGCACCGCCCAGCGTTCAGGTGACGGCCTTTTACCCGGGAGCCAATGCGGAAGTAGTGGCCCGTTCGGTGGCCACGCCTATCGAGGAAGCCGTGAACGGAGTGGAGAACATGACGTACATGACCTCTAATTCCAGTAACGACGGAACAATGACCCTGAGTGTATTTTTCAAACAGGGATCGGATGCAGATAATGCAGCGGTAAACGTTCAGAACCGGGTGTCCAAAGCGATGAGCCAGCTTCCACAGGAGGTTGTGCAGGCGGGAATTTCTACACAGAAGGTCCAGAACAGTATGATCATGTTTATGGGGCTGTCCAGTGACGACCCTAAGCAGTATGATGAACTTTTCCTTCAGAATTATTTGAAAATAAATGTTATTCCTCAAATCCAGCGTATTCCGGGAGTCGCTCAGGCCCAGGTTTTCGGAACAAGAGATTATTCCATGAGACTCTGGTTAAAGCCGGACAGGTTAGCAGCCAACGGACTTTCTCCACAGGAAGTTCTGAATGCGGTAAAAGATCATAATCTGGAAGCTGCACCGGGACGTCTCGGACAGGGAAGTAAAGAAACTTACGAATATATTTTAAAGTATAAAGGTAAGTTAAACAAGAACGAAGACTACGAAAATATTGCCATTAAAGCAAACAGCGACGGTTCGTTCCTGAGGCTGAAAGATGTCGCAAGAGTAGAATTCGGTTCTTATACGTATACTGCTGCTAACAGAGTGGATGGTAAACCCGTTGCCGGATTTGCGATTCTTCAGACGGCTGGCTCCAATGCCAATGAAATCTTAACAGAGATCGAAAAACAGGTGGATCAGATGAAAACCACTCTTCCCAAAGGAGTAGAACCGATCATTATGTACAATTCTAAAGATTTCCTGGATGCATCTATTCATCAGGTGGTAGAGACCCTGGTAATTGCGTTTATCCTGGTATTTATTGTCGTATATATTTTCCTTCAGGATTTCAGATCTACTTTAATTCCTGCGATTGCCGTTCCGGTTGCGATTATCGGTACTTTCTTTTTCCTTCAGCTGTTTGGATTCAGTATTAATATGCTGACCTTGTTTGCCTTAGTCCTCGCGATTGGTATTGTGGTGGACGACGCCATTGTGGTGGTGGAAGCCGTCCATTCTAAAATGGAGCATACTGGAATGCCGGTAGAACAGGCGACGATGAGTTCGATGAGCGAAATTTCCGGTGCGATTATCTCCATTACCCTGGTGATGTGTGCCGTATTTATTCCGGTAGGTTTCATGCAGGGTCCTGCAGGGGTTTTCTACAGACAGTTTGCCTTTACCCTGGCCATTGCGATTATGATTTCTGCAGTTAACGCATTAACATTAAGTCCCGCTTTATGTGCCATGTTCCTGAATGATCCTCAGGGTGAACATGGAGAGCATGGTAAAAAGACCGGCTTCGGAGCAAGATTTTTCAACGCCTTTAATGCGAGCTTCAATACGATGACCAGAAAATACATCTACAGCCTTAAGTTTTTAATAAAAAATAAATGGGTTGCAATAGGCGGACTGGCTCTTCTTATCGCTTCAAGTGTATTCTTAATCCAGAAGGCACCGTCAGGATTTATTCCTACTGAAGACCAGGGTTTCGTTCTGTATGCTGTAAACACGCCTCCGGGAAGTTCATTAGACAGAACCCATAAAGCAACAGAACAGATTGACCAGATTATCAACAGTGAAAAAGCGAAAAATCACCTTTGGGTAGCTGATGGGATGAACTTTATCAGTAATTCCAATGCTTCTCCCTATGCGGCAGGTTTTATCAAACTGAAAGATTATGACCAACGTGGTGAAATAAAAGATCCTGACCAGATTGCTGCGGGATTAACAGGAAAGGTAGCCCAGGTAAAAGATGCCAATGCCTTCTTCTTTAACTTCCCTACCGTTCAGGGATTCGGTAACGTTTCAGGATTCGAATTTATGCTGCAGGATAAAACCAACGGTTCTTTTGAACAATTGGGAACTACAACCCAGGCATTCATCGGCGAACTCATGAAACGCCCTGAAATCGCATTTGCTTTTACAACTTATGCGGCAGGAAATCCACAGTATACCATCGATGTAGATTCAGATAAAGCCAATCAGCTGGGGGTTTCTATCACAGAATTGATGCAGACAATGCAGATTTACTACGGAAGCAGTTTCGTTTCTGACTTCAACAGGTTCGGTAAATATTACAGAGTAATGGCGCAGGCGGATATTCCATACCGTACCGATGCCAATTCCCTGGAGGGCATTTATGTTAAAAATAAAACAGGTGAAATGGTTCCGGTAAAGACATTGGTAACGCTGAAAAGAACATTCGGTCCGGAAACCGTAACAAGAAACAACTTGTTCAACGCTGTTACGATCAACGGAACTCCGAAACCGGGTTACAGCACAGGGGATGCAATTAAAGCCGTGGAAGAAACAGCAGAGAAATCACTTCCGAGAGGTTTCGGATATGAATGGACAGGGATTACCCGTGAGGAAATCAAGACAAGCGGACAGACCACTTTTATCTTTGCGTTAAGTATTTTATTTGTTTATTTCTTACTGGCCGCTCAGTATGAAAGCTATATTCTTCCGTTTGCCGTTATTTTAACAATTCCTACAGGAATTTTCGGAGTATTCGCTTTCACAGGATTAGCCGGAATTGATAATAACATTTACGTTCAGGTAGGATTGATCATGCTCGTCGGGTTGCTCGCGAAAAATGCCATTCTGATTGTAGAATTTGCTGTTCAGAGAAGAAATGCAGGAAGAACGCTGCTTGAAGCAGCACTTCAGGCTTCAAGATTACGTTTAAGACCTATTCTGATGACCTCGTTTGCGTTTATCGTGGGTATGCTACCGCTGGTCTGGTCTCAGGGCGCGGCAGCCAAAGGTAACCACTCCATCGGAATCAGTACCGTTGGTGGAATGTTTACAGGAGTAGTATTCGGAATTTTCATTATTCCTGTCATGTTTGTCATCTTCCAGTATTTACATGAAAAAATGCCGAGCAGAAAGAAAAAAAGACTTCAAAGACAAAAATTGGAGGACGAACTTTTAGCACCCGCTCATTAA
- a CDS encoding efflux transporter outer membrane subunit — MKRIKNIIIAFGIALGSVSCVSKLAFKEPEAELPETFRYTATADTASVANLEWKEFFSDPMLQTLIEKGIKNNYDLQIALKQVASSQEKLKQAKYLQYPDVGFGVSAQISKPSKNSMNGQSLNLFLGKSYVEDYNAAFNLSWEADIWGKIKNQQEVSKMQYLQTYEATKAIQTQVVAAIAQGYYNLLMLDKQLQIAKSNLELSTNTLSLTEKLWQSGDTTSLGVQQATSQKQSTELLITQLEQNIAIQENALSILVGENPNKVDRTIEMSDTSLPQNISAGLPAAMVSRRPDVRQQELVLLESNSIVGIAQANMYPSLKITANGGVNSFKIDNWFQIPASLFGSVLGGLTQPIFQKRQLKTDLNIAKIQREKMCWRSVSLF; from the coding sequence ATGAAACGAATAAAAAATATAATTATCGCTTTTGGAATTGCTCTCGGATCCGTCTCCTGCGTGTCAAAACTGGCATTTAAGGAGCCTGAGGCAGAGCTTCCCGAAACGTTCAGATATACCGCCACTGCCGATACCGCAAGTGTAGCCAACCTGGAGTGGAAAGAATTTTTCAGTGATCCGATGTTACAGACACTGATTGAAAAAGGAATTAAAAATAATTATGATCTGCAGATTGCTCTGAAGCAGGTGGCCTCCTCACAGGAAAAGCTGAAACAGGCAAAATACCTTCAGTATCCTGATGTAGGCTTCGGCGTTTCGGCACAAATCTCAAAACCGTCGAAAAACAGTATGAACGGGCAAAGCTTAAATTTATTTTTGGGCAAAAGCTATGTCGAGGATTATAATGCAGCGTTTAATCTTTCCTGGGAAGCCGATATCTGGGGTAAAATAAAAAATCAGCAGGAAGTTTCAAAAATGCAGTACCTGCAGACTTATGAAGCTACAAAAGCCATTCAGACGCAGGTGGTGGCAGCCATTGCCCAGGGCTATTATAATTTATTGATGCTCGACAAACAGTTACAGATTGCAAAATCAAATCTGGAACTGAGCACAAACACGCTTTCCCTTACAGAAAAACTGTGGCAAAGCGGGGACACAACTTCTCTGGGTGTACAACAGGCGACTTCTCAAAAGCAGTCGACAGAACTTCTGATCACTCAGCTGGAACAGAATATTGCGATTCAGGAAAATGCATTAAGCATTCTGGTGGGTGAAAATCCAAACAAAGTTGACCGGACCATTGAGATGTCTGACACTTCCCTGCCCCAGAATATTTCTGCGGGACTTCCTGCAGCAATGGTAAGCCGACGTCCGGATGTGCGCCAGCAGGAACTGGTTTTGCTGGAATCCAACTCAATAGTGGGAATTGCACAGGCCAATATGTATCCTTCATTGAAAATAACGGCAAACGGCGGAGTAAACTCCTTTAAAATCGACAACTGGTTTCAGATTCCGGCTTCCCTGTTCGGATCGGTTCTGGGAGGATTAACACAGCCTATTTTCCAGAAAAGACAGTTGAAAACAGATCTTAATATCGCTAAAATTCAGAGAGAGAAAATGTGCTGGCGTTCCGTCAGTCTGTTTTAA
- a CDS encoding TolC family protein, with translation MLAFRQSVLNAVGEVSDALVSNESLKVQEQKAAEQVTTLKNGIKSAEMLYKGGMANYLEVITAQGNSLQAELNLASVKRQRLSSIVDLYRALGGGWK, from the coding sequence GTGCTGGCGTTCCGTCAGTCTGTTTTAAATGCAGTGGGTGAAGTTTCTGATGCTTTGGTTTCAAACGAAAGTTTAAAAGTTCAGGAACAAAAAGCAGCGGAGCAGGTAACCACCTTAAAAAATGGAATTAAAAGCGCCGAAATGCTTTATAAAGGCGGAATGGCAAATTACCTGGAAGTGATTACCGCTCAGGGAAATTCTCTGCAGGCAGAATTGAATCTTGCTTCTGTAAAAAGACAGCGACTCAGCAGTATTGTAGACCTGTACCGGGCGTTAGGAGGCGGTTGGAAGTAG
- the miaA gene encoding tRNA (adenosine(37)-N6)-dimethylallyltransferase MiaA, whose protein sequence is MKKKNLISVVGPTGIGKTRLAIDLAKHFSTEIISCDSRQFFKEMKIGTAAPSEEELAEAPHHFIGNLSVEEYYSIGQYEEDALKKLNELFEKYDTVILVGGSMMYEKAVIEGLNDLPEADEENQKKLQDILESEGIEKLQEILRESDPEYFAVVDFHNHRRLLRAIDVIWQTNKKYSELIAVSQDSRDFKTIRIGIEAPREELYDRINRRVDLMMENGLLEEAKSLEKFKHLTALNTVGYAELFKYFNGEWDLDFAISEIKKNSRRYAKRQLTWYRKADDIYYLPLGYAKKDIDKLMEYINRSFNV, encoded by the coding sequence GTGAAAAAGAAAAATTTGATTTCTGTAGTAGGTCCCACCGGAATCGGGAAAACAAGACTGGCTATTGATCTGGCCAAACACTTCAGCACGGAGATTATTTCCTGTGATTCGCGTCAGTTTTTTAAGGAAATGAAAATCGGAACCGCCGCGCCATCAGAGGAAGAATTGGCGGAAGCACCTCATCATTTTATCGGGAATCTATCAGTTGAAGAATATTATTCCATCGGGCAGTATGAAGAAGATGCTTTAAAGAAACTCAACGAACTTTTTGAAAAATATGATACGGTCATTTTGGTCGGCGGAAGTATGATGTATGAAAAAGCGGTGATCGAAGGTCTGAATGATTTGCCTGAAGCTGATGAAGAAAATCAGAAAAAACTGCAGGATATTCTTGAAAGCGAAGGCATTGAAAAACTCCAGGAAATCTTAAGAGAATCCGATCCCGAATATTTTGCAGTGGTGGATTTTCACAATCACAGGAGACTTTTAAGGGCGATTGATGTCATTTGGCAAACCAATAAAAAATATTCTGAATTAATTGCTGTTTCACAGGATTCCAGAGATTTTAAAACCATCAGGATCGGGATTGAGGCGCCGCGGGAAGAACTGTACGACCGAATCAATAGGAGAGTGGATCTTATGATGGAGAACGGCCTGCTGGAAGAAGCAAAAAGTCTAGAAAAATTCAAACACTTAACCGCTTTAAATACCGTTGGGTATGCCGAGCTTTTTAAATATTTTAATGGAGAATGGGACCTGGATTTTGCAATTTCTGAAATTAAGAAAAACAGCCGGAGATATGCAAAGCGTCAGTTGACATGGTACCGTAAAGCGGATGATATTTATTATTTGCCATTGGGGTATGCTAAAAAAGATATTGATAAATTAATGGAATATATTAATAGGAGTTTTAACGTTTAA
- a CDS encoding YicC family protein → MILSMTGFGRAEDVFEGKKITIDIKSLNSKSFDLNIKIPLRYKEKEFEVRKILNDRLIRGKVDCYINIENLEETNDVKINKSLIDSYMSELRTIASDGPDFEYLKMAVRLPDAITSRPDELSEGEWEALAKIVHTAVDRFEEFRKAEGKILHEELERNIQSIDKNLSEVIPFEEERITAVKERYQKSLKEFENVDETRFYQEMAYFTEKLDISEEKVRLSQHLKYYKEVMDNEDFNGKKLGFISQEIGREINTLGSKANHAAIQKLVVMMKDDLEKIKEQTLNVL, encoded by the coding sequence ATGATTTTATCAATGACCGGATTCGGCAGAGCCGAAGATGTTTTTGAAGGGAAAAAAATTACAATAGATATCAAATCACTGAACAGCAAAAGCTTTGATTTGAATATCAAAATTCCTTTAAGATACAAAGAAAAAGAATTTGAAGTACGAAAAATTCTTAACGATAGACTCATCCGTGGAAAAGTAGACTGCTACATCAATATAGAGAATCTTGAAGAGACCAATGATGTAAAAATCAATAAAAGCTTAATTGATTCTTATATGAGCGAGCTTCGAACCATCGCTTCTGATGGCCCTGATTTTGAGTATCTTAAAATGGCGGTGAGACTTCCCGATGCGATTACGTCAAGACCGGACGAGTTGTCGGAAGGAGAATGGGAAGCACTGGCAAAAATTGTCCATACAGCAGTAGACCGTTTTGAAGAGTTCAGAAAAGCGGAAGGCAAAATTTTACATGAAGAATTAGAAAGAAATATCCAGAGCATTGATAAGAATCTTTCTGAAGTGATTCCCTTCGAAGAAGAAAGAATTACAGCCGTAAAAGAGCGCTATCAAAAATCTTTGAAAGAATTTGAGAATGTGGACGAAACCCGTTTTTATCAGGAAATGGCCTATTTCACCGAGAAACTGGATATTTCAGAAGAAAAAGTAAGACTTTCCCAGCATCTGAAATATTATAAAGAGGTAATGGATAACGAGGATTTCAACGGAAAGAAACTGGGATTCATTTCTCAGGAAATTGGCCGTGAGATCAATACTTTGGGTTCAAAAGCCAATCATGCCGCTATTCAGAAACTCGTGGTCATGATGAAAGATGATCTGGAAAAAATTAAAGAACAGACCCTAAACGTATTGTAA
- the gmk gene encoding guanylate kinase encodes MNKVIIFSAPSGSGKTTLVKHSLEVFNKLQFSISCTTRQPRGNEVHAVDYHFLSPDEFRQKISEDAFVEFEEVYTDKYYGTLKSEVEQIWNQGKVVIFDVDVKGGISLKKYFGEQALSIFIEPPSIEELERRLISRDTDDAETIKTRLEKAEEEMAYAKEFDKIVINSDLNRAKEEIESLIKNFIEETGN; translated from the coding sequence ATGAATAAAGTTATCATATTTTCAGCGCCGTCTGGAAGCGGAAAAACAACATTAGTAAAACATTCTTTAGAAGTATTTAATAAGCTTCAGTTCTCCATTTCCTGTACGACAAGACAGCCGAGGGGAAATGAAGTTCATGCAGTGGATTATCATTTTCTGAGTCCCGATGAATTCAGACAGAAAATTTCGGAAGATGCTTTTGTAGAATTTGAAGAAGTATATACTGATAAATATTACGGTACTTTAAAATCTGAGGTTGAGCAAATCTGGAACCAGGGTAAAGTCGTTATTTTCGATGTAGATGTGAAAGGCGGAATTTCTTTAAAAAAATATTTTGGAGAACAAGCCTTGTCTATTTTCATTGAACCTCCTTCCATTGAAGAATTGGAACGAAGATTGATTTCCCGAGATACTGATGATGCAGAGACGATCAAAACCCGTTTGGAAAAGGCAGAAGAAGAAATGGCTTATGCTAAAGAATTTGATAAAATCGTCATTAATTCCGATTTAAATCGTGCAAAAGAAGAAATAGAAAGTTTAATAAAAAATTTTATAGAAGAAACAGGAAATTAG
- the nadA gene encoding quinolinate synthase NadA: MSTETLEQAKSAIPVRGFLDIKNLIIPEGEELVKAILQLKEEKNAVILAHYYQPGEIQDIADFLGDSLQLARQAKDTNADMIVFCGVHFMAEAAKILNPTKKVVLPDTMAGCSLADGCSGEGLRKMREQYPDALIATYINCNAETKAESDIIVTSSNAETVIEALPTDRPIIFAPDKNLGRYLSQKTGRDMILWDGSCIVHEAFSMERIAKQLADNPDAKLIAHPESEESVLKLAHYIGSTSALLNFVEQDDCQRFIIATEEGILHEMKKRAPHKELIPALVFDESCNCSECFYMKRNTMQKLYLCMKYELPEILIDEELRLRALKPIEAMLDLSKSIK; the protein is encoded by the coding sequence ATGAGTACCGAAACATTAGAACAAGCTAAATCTGCGATTCCGGTAAGGGGATTTCTGGATATAAAAAACCTTATTATCCCTGAAGGTGAGGAATTGGTAAAAGCTATTCTTCAACTCAAGGAAGAAAAAAATGCAGTGATTCTGGCGCATTATTACCAGCCGGGAGAAATTCAGGATATCGCCGATTTCCTGGGAGATTCCCTTCAGTTGGCAAGACAGGCAAAAGATACCAATGCAGACATGATTGTATTCTGTGGAGTTCATTTTATGGCGGAAGCGGCTAAAATCTTAAATCCTACAAAAAAAGTAGTGCTTCCCGATACGATGGCCGGATGCTCTTTAGCAGACGGATGTTCAGGAGAAGGATTACGTAAAATGCGCGAACAGTACCCCGATGCTTTAATCGCGACCTACATTAACTGCAATGCGGAAACTAAAGCTGAAAGTGATATCATTGTTACCAGTTCGAATGCTGAAACAGTCATTGAAGCCCTACCGACAGACAGGCCGATTATTTTTGCGCCTGATAAAAATTTGGGACGTTATTTATCTCAAAAAACAGGTCGCGATATGATTCTTTGGGACGGAAGCTGTATCGTACATGAAGCTTTTTCAATGGAGAGAATTGCAAAACAGCTGGCAGATAACCCGGATGCAAAATTAATTGCCCATCCTGAAAGTGAAGAATCTGTTTTAAAACTGGCTCATTACATTGGTTCTACCTCAGCTCTTCTTAATTTCGTAGAGCAGGATGACTGCCAGAGATTCATCATTGCAACAGAAGAAGGAATTCTTCACGAAATGAAAAAACGTGCGCCTCATAAAGAACTGATCCCTGCTTTGGTTTTCGACGAAAGCTGTAACTGCTCAGAATGTTTCTATATGAAACGAAATACCATGCAGAAATTATACTTATGCATGAAATATGAGCTCCCGGAAATCTTGATCGATGAAGAACTCCGGTTAAGAGCATTAAAACCTATTGAAGCGATGCTTGACTTATCGAAAAGTATAAAATAA
- the thrA gene encoding bifunctional aspartate kinase/homoserine dehydrogenase I, which translates to MKVLKFGGTSVANAENIIKVENIIKKESSTDQLVVVVSALHGVTDALIKSAENASKSDESYIELIKNLEKKHLNIVKELIPVTDQSSWLSFVKKHFNDIEDICHGIFVLGEFTGKIKDRLTSYGEFLSSHIIAARLHSQGLDCVWMDTADHIRTNDHFTNAKVNFKITETNLCQFFNENKNQIIVGPGFIGKDEKGNATTLGRGGSDYTASIIAASLHAEELQIWTDVSGMMTADPRLVSDAKPISELSYQEAMELSHFGAKVLYPPTIQPVMINNIDLHIKNTFDPEASGTLISHALVKPDTERQQIAVGISNMSEIALLTLEGSGMVGIPGISAKLFQCLSHEKINVILITQSSSEHSITIAINEKDIINAEDAINISFEDDLQLKRISPVKIESGLSIVALVGENMKNKSGVSAKMFGCLGNNGINIRAIAQGSSERNISIVISDKDIKKAVNVLHEEFFESEIKQVHLYICGTGNVGSKLIRQIFDQNKYLNEHLLINLRIAGLSNSRRMIFSDRGISETEYDQWTENSQESSVEKFAEEIITRNLRNSVFVDITASSEVVKIYEDLLKKSISIIACNKIAASSEFEKYKILKNTARNHSCKFFFETNVGAGLPVIGTINDLIRSGDAVTSIKAVLSGTLNFVFNTYDGNKTFSEVVALAQQEGFTEPDPRLDLAGTDVARKILILARESGYDLEFSDIENISFLPEECMKGSVEDFYKALTRYEDHFKNLFFKAKRDHKILKYVAEFENGKARVGLQHIAPESDLYHLYGKDNIVILKTSRYSEQPLVVKGAGAGAEVTASGVFADIVRSI; encoded by the coding sequence ATGAAAGTCCTGAAATTCGGCGGTACCTCAGTCGCCAACGCAGAAAATATTATAAAAGTTGAAAATATTATAAAAAAAGAATCTTCAACTGATCAGCTGGTGGTAGTAGTGTCCGCTTTACACGGAGTGACAGACGCTTTAATAAAATCGGCGGAAAATGCTTCCAAAAGCGATGAAAGTTATATTGAACTTATTAAAAATTTAGAAAAAAAACATTTAAATATCGTCAAAGAGCTCATCCCTGTAACCGACCAGAGTTCATGGCTGAGTTTTGTTAAAAAACACTTTAATGATATTGAAGACATTTGCCATGGGATATTTGTTTTAGGCGAATTTACCGGGAAAATTAAAGACAGGCTGACTTCTTACGGAGAATTTCTTTCTTCACATATTATTGCCGCCCGGCTACATTCGCAAGGACTGGATTGTGTGTGGATGGACACGGCAGATCATATTAGAACCAATGATCACTTTACAAACGCCAAAGTAAATTTTAAAATTACAGAAACAAACCTTTGTCAGTTTTTTAATGAAAACAAAAATCAGATTATCGTTGGGCCCGGATTTATCGGCAAAGACGAAAAAGGAAATGCCACGACTTTAGGAAGAGGAGGATCAGATTATACAGCTTCTATTATTGCGGCTTCGCTGCATGCTGAAGAACTCCAGATCTGGACCGATGTCAGCGGGATGATGACTGCAGATCCGAGGCTGGTTTCCGATGCAAAGCCTATTTCGGAACTCTCTTACCAGGAAGCCATGGAACTTTCCCATTTTGGGGCAAAGGTTTTATACCCGCCAACGATACAGCCGGTCATGATCAACAATATCGATCTTCATATTAAAAATACTTTTGATCCGGAAGCGTCCGGAACTCTGATTTCTCATGCTTTGGTAAAACCGGATACTGAACGGCAACAGATCGCTGTAGGTATTTCGAATATGTCAGAAATTGCACTGCTTACTCTTGAAGGAAGCGGAATGGTAGGCATCCCCGGAATCTCAGCAAAATTATTTCAATGCCTGAGTCATGAAAAAATTAATGTAATTCTGATTACCCAAAGCTCATCGGAGCATTCTATTACCATTGCCATCAATGAAAAAGATATTATAAATGCCGAAGATGCGATCAACATCTCATTTGAGGATGATTTACAATTGAAAAGAATCTCACCTGTAAAAATAGAATCGGGACTTTCTATTGTAGCATTAGTAGGAGAAAACATGAAAAACAAAAGTGGCGTGAGTGCAAAAATGTTTGGATGTTTGGGAAACAACGGCATCAACATCAGAGCTATTGCTCAGGGGTCTTCAGAAAGGAATATCAGTATCGTCATATCAGATAAGGATATTAAAAAGGCTGTGAATGTCCTTCATGAAGAATTTTTTGAGTCTGAGATCAAGCAGGTACATCTTTACATCTGCGGAACCGGAAATGTTGGTTCGAAACTGATCCGGCAGATCTTTGACCAGAATAAATACCTTAACGAACATCTTTTGATCAATCTGAGAATTGCCGGATTATCCAACAGCCGCAGGATGATTTTTTCAGACAGAGGAATTTCCGAAACGGAGTATGATCAATGGACTGAGAACAGTCAGGAATCTTCTGTTGAGAAATTCGCTGAGGAAATTATTACCCGTAATCTGAGAAATTCCGTTTTTGTGGATATTACAGCAAGTTCGGAGGTGGTAAAAATCTATGAAGACCTCCTTAAAAAGAGCATAAGTATCATTGCCTGTAATAAAATTGCAGCATCTTCTGAATTTGAAAAATATAAAATTTTAAAAAATACCGCCCGGAATCACAGCTGCAAATTTTTCTTTGAAACCAACGTCGGGGCCGGACTTCCCGTTATCGGAACAATCAATGATCTGATAAGAAGCGGAGACGCGGTTACTTCTATAAAAGCAGTATTAAGCGGTACGTTAAATTTCGTGTTCAATACCTATGATGGAAATAAAACTTTTTCAGAAGTCGTTGCTCTTGCTCAGCAGGAAGGGTTTACAGAGCCGGATCCCCGATTAGATCTTGCCGGAACCGATGTGGCCCGAAAAATATTAATCCTGGCCAGAGAGTCCGGCTACGATCTGGAATTTAGTGACATTGAAAACATAAGCTTTCTTCCGGAAGAATGTATGAAGGGAAGCGTTGAAGACTTCTACAAGGCATTAACCCGATATGAAGACCATTTTAAGAATTTATTTTTCAAGGCGAAGCGTGATCATAAAATCTTAAAATACGTCGCAGAATTTGAAAACGGAAAAGCCAGAGTGGGATTACAGCATATTGCTCCCGAAAGTGACCTGTATCATCTTTACGGAAAAGATAATATTGTCATTCTGAAAACTTCAAGATATTCTGAGCAGCCTTTAGTCGTAAAAGGTGCCGGCGCAGGGGCTGAAGTAACCGCAAGCGGAGTTTTTGCTGATATCGTACGTTCAATTTAA